One window from the genome of Saccharomyces mikatae IFO 1815 strain IFO1815 genome assembly, chromosome: 4 encodes:
- the GLE1 gene encoding nucleoporin GLE1 (similar to Saccharomyces cerevisiae GLE1 (YDL207W); ancestral locus Anc_8.460) — protein sequence MRFVFDEVLSSDVDSPEFEETCSTTSSVSSGYPTPEPSPATKLPLFTAGGAKELVVKFDPALEDLLRDLNLQSKLIPLNEPIGAAPSIMVPHPTNLSLPNPPRLSLISTVKTPDMGAPLLEAIEDSFQRKMQNLVLINQKEVQSIRANKRRVEEQRKRKEEEERKRKEAEEKVKRERELLRQRKEEEELKRKEAEAKLAQKKQEEQRKKIEEQNEKEKQLKRDEEAKLLQQKDKLGKAITNFDRISKTFWHYKDKIAQIKKDIVLPVKKADVNVRNLLSRHKRKINPKFGQLTNSNQQLFKIQNELTQLINDTKGDSLAYQWILNFIAKAVVHQAETEVRVKPESALPLGKLTLYLLVQFPELQELFMARLVKKCPFVIGFTCEIDTEKGRQNMGWKRNNENKWEDNTSYDERMGGILSLFAIITRLALPQEFITSKSHPFPISLSWQILARICNTPLDLITNTHFVILGSWWDAAAVQFLQAYGKQASKLLVLIGEELTSKMAEKKYVGAARLRILLEAWQNNSMECFPEMSP from the coding sequence ATGAGGTTTGTTTTTGATGAGGTTTTAAGTTCAGATGTTGATTCTCCAGAATTCGAAGAAACATGTTCTACAACATCTTCTGTGTCATCGGGATATCCTACACCTGAACCGAGCCCAGCAACGAAGTTGCCTCTATTCACGGCAGGTGGTGCGAAGGAGTTGGTAGTGAAGTTTGACCCTGCTCTAGAGGACTTATTGCGTGACTTGAATCTGCAGTCCAAACTAATTCCCTTAAATGAGCCTATTGGGGCCGCACCGTCGATAATGGTGCCACATCCAACTAACTTATCACTACCGAATCCACCTCGCTTGTCGCTGATAAGTACTGTCAAGACACCAGATATGGGGGCACCCTTACTAGAGGCAATAGAAGACTCTTTTCAGAGGAAAATGCAAAATTTGGTACTTATAAATCAGAAAGAAGTTCAATCCATTAGAGCAAATAAACGACGTGTTGAAGAGCAACGTAAGCGaaaagaggaggaagagCGCAAACGTAAAGAAGCTGAAGAGAAAGTCAAACGAGAGCGGGAGTTATTGCgccaaagaaaagaggaggaagagCTTAAACGCAAAGAAGCAGAAGCAAAACTAGCAcagaagaaacaagaggaacaaagaaagaaaatcgaagaacaaaatgaaaaggaaaaacagTTAAAAAGGGATGAAGAAGCCAAACTATTGCAGCAGAAAGATAAATTGGGTAAAGCCATCACGAACTTTGATAGAATTTCCAAAACGTTCTGGCACTATAAAGACAAAATTGCTCAGATAAAGAAAGATATAGTATTGCCAGTAAAGAAGGCTGACGTCAACGTGAGAAATTTGCTTTCACGTcacaaaaggaaaattaaTCCCAAATTCGGGCAGCTAACTAATAGCAACCAGCAACTCTTCAAAATCCAGAATGAATTAACACAATTAATAAACGACACGAAAGGCGACTCTTTAGCATACCAATGGATTTTAAACTTTATTGCGAAAGCTGTGGTCCATCAAGCAGAAACTGAAGTCAGAGTGAAACCGGAGTCAGCATTACCTCTGGGAAAATTGACTTTATATTTACTAGTTCAATTTCCAGAGTTACAAGAATTGTTTATGGCCAGACTTGTTAAAAAATGTCCCTTTGTAATAGGATTCACGTGCGAGATTGATACCGAAAAAGGTCGTCAAAACATGGgatggaaaagaaacaacgAGAATAAATGGGAAGATAACACATCTTACGACGAGAGAATGGGCggaatattatcattattcgCCATAATAACGAGACTAGCGTTGCCCCAAGAATTCATCACTAGCAAGAGTCATCCTTTCCctatttcattatcatgGCAGATACTTGCTAGGATATGCAATACGCCACTGGATTTAATAACAAATACTCATTTCGTTATACTGGGTTCATGGTGGGATGCCGCCGCCGTGCAATTCCTTCAGGCTTATGGGAAACAAGCCTCCAAGCTGTTGGTCTTGATTGGCGAGGAACTGACATCCAAAATggctgaaaagaaatatgtAGGTGCTGCAAGATTAAGAATTTTATTGGAGGCTTGGCAAAACAACAGCATGGAATGCTTTCCAGAAATGTCTCCCTAA
- the HEM3 gene encoding hydroxymethylbilane synthase (similar to Saccharomyces cerevisiae HEM3 (YDL205C); ancestral locus Anc_8.456) gives MGTDTLHIGGRKSKLAVIQSNHVLKLIEEKYPEYDCKVFTLQTLGDQIQFKPLYSFGGKALWTKELEDHLYHDDPSKKLDLIVHSLKDMPTLLPEGFELGGITKRVDPTDCLVMPFYSAYKSLDDLPDGGIVGTSSVRRSAQLKRKYPHLKFESVRGNIQTRLQKLDDPKSPYQCIILASAGLMRMGLENRITQRFHSDTMYHAVGQGALGIEIRKGDTKMMKILDEICDLNATICCLSERALMRTLEGGCSVPIGVESKYNEKTKKLLLKAIVVDVEGTEAVEDEIEMLVENIREDSMACGRILAERMIADGAKKILDEINLERIK, from the coding sequence ATGGGCACTGACACTTTGCATATTGGTGGGAGAAAATCGAAACTGGCGGTAATACAATCCAACCatgttttgaaattgatcGAAGAAAAGTATCCGGAGTATGACTGCAAAGTTTTCACTTTACAAACCCTTGGTGACCAGATCCAATTTAAGCCTTTGTACTCGTTTGGTGGTAAAGCTTTGTGGACGAAGGAGTTAGAAGATCATCTTTACCACGACGATCCTTCAAAGAAACTAGATTTGATTGTCCATTCTCTGAAGGACATGCCAACCCTATTACCTGAGGGGTTCGAGCTGGGAGGTATTACCAAGCGTGTCGACCCAACTGATTGTCTTGTTATGCCCTTTTATTCTGCTTACAAGTCTTTAGATGACCTTCCAGATGGAGGTATCGTGGGAACTTCTTCCGTTAGAAGATCTGCTCaactaaaaagaaaatatccaCATTTGAAGTTTGAAAGTGTTAGAGGAAACATACAAACCAGATTACAAAAACTAGACGATCCAAAGTCTCCATATCAATGCATCATCTTAGCTTCTGCGGGGTTGATGCGTATGGGGCTGGAAAATAGAATCACGCAACGGTTCCATTCAGATACAATGTACCATGCAGTTGGGCAAGGCGCTCTAGGTATAGAAATTAGAAAGGGTGACAccaagatgatgaagattctAGACGAAATTTGCGATCTAAATGCAACTATATGCTGTCTATCTGAGCGTGCTCTGATGAGAACCTTAGAGGGGGGTTGTTCCGTTCCCATTGGCGTGGAATCTAAATACAacgaaaaaacaaagaaactCCTATTAAAGGCCATAGTTGTTGATGTGGAAGGCACCGAAGCCGTAGAAGACGAAATTGAAATGTTGGTAGAAAACATTAGGGAAGACTCCATGGCATGCGGTAGGATTCTCGCTGAAAGGATGATTGCCGATGGtgcaaagaaaatcttgGATGAAATAAACTTAGAAAGAatcaaatga
- the YCX1 gene encoding Ycx1p (similar to Saccharomyces cerevisiae YDL206W; ancestral locus Anc_8.458), which yields MRKSLRWLITIAFYVANVLSIGYCLSSQDSISEFYLHSVVLIECFSLLGLVTSDYLTPSLSYISSNIFHISDRVSGMTLLALGNALPDITSTYQSMKSGVTSLAIGELFGGIFFLLTVVIGLMGCVATIQFQHGKSIETYTEESFDQTLSYDRNHYILDVGIFTFMLLVSGIFLADGKLYFWECIIMVLTYCCCVAYLIQSYKYPCDIDDALEREVEIKKTNLANENTIVPQHFTLSTPSDIPPTGNATTYVRPCEDTQIDEGSSTGTETSPLPSTSVDNIFKFNEGIAERRDFIRRRIRGYLRSHYHGWVRMTLQDLLNIWEKQNLFNNAVKSLSLPSDDTHLFTEATLEGRPLIRKRINSLQPRDYYKYLLPQSYENSDSLDTTVSAPQNEHQSYDNEPTSSFLTVPQIKSSKRKSLSCDRIPNLVQNDNIILNSEGHALGSTNSMNSISDVIDNSILQYEGDNIILEGSLSLCSTRSRSIRQSFQLYNYLTDLSLEISFSEFFSLLITTPVSIILCLSIPSETSQKDHNLPISYLQLVQLIVSPIIINQLIIDDFSYWLFILSLMIAILLYYKTKTLSNKYNSDIISTVAFLLSLACLSKAVHIIVVTLTHWIKIFNISETILGLTVFTWGNSIGDLVSNITFVRMGVLEIAIGACFGSPLLYFLFGVGFDGIMIMVGDKTGKIVDGRDDNILMHHIDFKVDKNLINTGVGILLAFLIFTVLIPLNGWIIDRKISIALLTLYIVVTSFSVFLEIHQM from the coding sequence ATGCGCAAATCTTTAAGATGGCTAATAACAATAGCCTTCTACGTTGCGAACGTTTTATCAATAGGCTATTGTCTTTCGAGTCAGGATTCAATATCGGAATTTTATCTGCACTCCGTTGTGCTCATCGAATGCTTTTCGCTATTAGGATTGGTTACCTCTGATTATTTAACGCCATCTTTGTCATATATTTCAAGTAATATATTTCATATCTCCGACAGAGTGTCTGGAATGACCTTGCTAGCGTTAGGGAATGCACTTCCTGATATCACTAGTACTTACCAGTCAATGAAATCTGGTGTTACTTCTTTGGCCATAGGTGAGCTGTTTGGCggtatattttttctgttgaCTGTTGTGATTGGACTTATGGGCTGTGTAGCTACTATTCAGTTTCAACATGGCAAATCCATTGAAACTTACacagaagaaagttttgacCAAACTCTATCATACGATAGAAACCATTATATACTGGATGTTGGAATATTCACTTTTATGCTCCTGGTTTCCGGAATTTTTCTAGCAGATGGAAAATTATACTTTTGGGAGTGCATTATCATGGTTTTGACCTACTGTTGTTGTGTCGCATATTTGATACAAAGCTATAAATACCCTTGTGATATTGACGACGCTTTAGAAAGAGAAGTAGagatcaagaaaactaaCCTCGCCAATGAGAATACTATTGTTCCCCAACATTTTACCTTGTCAACCCCAAGTGATATTCCTCCTACAGGCAATGCAACAACTTATGTAAGACCTTGTGAAGATACCCAGATTGATGAGGGCAGCTCTACTGGTACAGAAACATCTCCTTTACCAAGTACATCTGTGGATAACATTTTTAAATTTAATGAAGGTATAGCTGAAAGAAGGGATTTTATAAGACGCAGAATTCGGGGATATTTACGATCTCATTATCATGGGTGGGTAAGAATGACATTGCAAGACCTTTTAAATATATGGGAGAAgcaaaatcttttcaacaatGCAGTAAAATCATTATCTTTACCCTCAGATGATACTCACTTATTCACTGAAGCTACTTTAGAAGGGAGGCCATtaataaggaaaagaataaactcTTTACAGCCCAGAGACTATTACAAGTACTTGTTACCACAAAGTTACGAAAACTCTGATTCACTGGACACTACAGTTTCAGCTCCCCAAAACGAACACCAAAGTTACGATAATGAACCTACGAGTTCATTTTTGACTGTACCACAGATAAAAAGTTCCAAACGAAAATCTTTAAGTTGCGATCGCATTCCAAATTTGGttcaaaatgataatatcatACTCAACTCTGAGGGCCATGCCTTGGGTTCTACCAATTCCATGAACAGCATATCGGATGTCATTGACAACTCTATTTTGCAGTACGAGGGAGATAACATAATTCTTGAAGGATCATTATCTCTCTGTTCGACCAGGAGTAGGAGCATCAGACAAAGTTTCCAACTTTACAATTACCTAACGGACCTGTCCTTAGAAATTAGTTTCTCtgaattcttttctttattaatCACCACTCCGGTATCAATAATTCTTTGTCTATCAATACCATCAGAAACAAGTCAAAAAGACCATAACTTACCCATTTCATACCTACAACTTGTCCAATTAATTGTATCACCAATAATTATCAACCAACTAATCATAGatgatttttcatattGGCTATTTATATTATCACTGATGATAGCCATCTTATTGTATTATAAAACCAAGACCCTGTCAAACAAGTACAACTCTGATATAATATCTACTGTAGCGTTTTTACTGTCTTTGGCCTGTCTATCGAAAGCTGTTCACATAATTGTGGTCACTTTAACACATTggataaaaattttcaatatatcAGAAACAATATTGGGTTTAACCGTTTTTACCTGGGGTAATTCGATTGGAGATTTGGTGTCGAACATCACGTTTGTTAGAATGGGCGTTTTAGAAATTGCGATAGGTGCTTGTTTTGGCAGTCCACTTTTGTATTTCTTATTTGGTGTTGGATTTGATGGAATTATGATAATGGTGGGCGACAAAACAGGAAAAATAGTGGATGGAAgagatgataatattcttATGCATCATATTGATTTTAAAGTGGATAAAAATTTGATCAACACTGGAGTCGGAATTCTGTTAGCCTTTCTAATATTTACAGTTTTGATACCATTGAACGGCTGGATAATTGATAGAAAAATCAGCATTGCGCTCCTTACGTTATATATAGTTGTCACAAGTTTTAGTGTCTTCTTAGAAATTCACCAAATGTAG
- the CWC2 gene encoding active spliceosome conformation promoter CWC2 (similar to Saccharomyces cerevisiae CWC2 (YDL209C); ancestral locus Anc_8.466), with the protein MKSWKDRSAKVQVKESELPSSIPAQTGLTFNIWYSKWSQGFAGNTRFVSPFALQPQPHSGRTRGDNDDQLFFCLFFAKGMCCLGSKCQYLHHIPNEDDVDKLALRTEVLDCFGREKFADYREDMGGVGSFRRKNRTLYIGGIDGALNGKHLKSTQIESRIRFVFSRLGAIDRIRYVEDKNCAFVKFKYQANAEFGKEAMSNQTLLLPSDKEWEDRREGTGLLVKWANEDPDPAAQKRLQEEQKLESLNMMVRLINNNTITSAGAGVDNNTKKIPDRKETPEVSINSTKKRLLPIDNGLQSDIFIENLKKLKKNENIEHNPSNSFSRKVGGPLVDYPSSDEE; encoded by the coding sequence ATGAAATCTTGGAAGGATAGATCCGCAAAAGTGCAAGTGAAGGAGTCAGAATTGCCTTCGTCTATACCGGCGCAAACTGGACTGACATTCAACATATGGTATAGCAAATGGTCGCAGGGGTTTGCGGGGAATACACGGTTTGTTAGTCCTTTTGCTTTACAGCCGCAACCTCATTCCGGAAGGACCAGGGGTGACAATGATGATCAATTATTCTTTTGTCTATTTTTTGCAAAGGGTATGTGTTGCCTTGGCTCTAAATGTCAGTATTTGCACCATATACCAAACGAAGATGATGTAGACAAACTAGCCCTAAGAACAGAAGTATTGGACTGTTTTGGTAGGGAGAAATTTGCTGATTATAGAGAGGATATGGGCGGGGTCGGTTCGTTTAGGAGGAAGAACAGGACATTGTATATTGGTGGAATTGACGGGGCATTGAACGGCAAGCATTTGAAGTCTACTCAGATAGAAAGTAGGATTCGATTTGTGTTTTCTCGACTGGGTGCCATAGATAGAATACGATACGTTGAGGACAAAAATTGTGCATTTGTAAAGTTTAAATATCAGGCCAACGCGGAATTCGGTAAAGAAGCTATGAGCAATCAAACATTGCTGCTGCCTAGCGATAAAGAATGGGAAGATCGCAGAGAGGGTACAGGGTTATTGGTGAAGTGGGCTAATGAAGACCCTGACCCAGCTGCGCAGAAAAGGCtacaagaagaacaaaaattaGAGTCCCTAAACATGATGGTACGTCtaatcaataataataccaTCACCAGTGCTGGCGCTGGGGTTGATAATAAcactaaaaaaataccaGACAGGAAGGAAACTCCAGAAGTTAGTATTAATAGTACTAAAAAAAGGCTGCTACCGATCGATAATGGATTGCAAagtgatatttttatagagaatttgaagaaattgaaaaagaatgaaaatataGAACATAATCCTTCAAATTCATTTTCCAGAAAAGTGGGTGGCCCTTTGGTAGATTATCCTTCCTCCGATGAGGAATAG
- the UGA4 gene encoding Uga4p (similar to Saccharomyces cerevisiae UGA4 (YDL210W)): MSMSSKNENKITIEQRVSTDVGQAYQLQGLGSNLRSIRSKTGAGEVNYIDAAKSVNDNQLLAEIGYKQELKRQFSTIQVFGIAFSIMGLLPSIASVMGGGLGGGPATLVWGWFIAAFFILLVGITMAEHASSIPTAGGLYYWTYYYAPEGYKEIISFIIGCSNSLALAAGVCSIDYGLAEEIAAAITLTKDGNFDVTSGKLYGIFAGAVVVMGICTCIASGAIARLQTLSIFANLFIIVLLFIALPIGTKHNIGGFNNGDFIFGKYENLSDWNKGWQFCLAGFMPAVWTIGSFDSCVHQSEEAKDAKKSVPIGIISSITVCWILGWLIIICLMACINPDIDSVLDSKYGFALAQIIYDSLGKKWAIAFMSLIAFCQFLMGASITTAVSRQVWAFSRDNGLPLSKYIKRVDSKYSVPFFAILAACAGSLILGLLCLIDDAATDALFSLAVAGNNLAWSTPTVLRLTSGRDLFRPGPFYLGKIWSPIVAWIGVAFQVFIIILVMFPAQQHGITKSTMNYACVIGPGIWFLAGVYYKVYKKKYYHGPATNLSDDDYAEAVGIDVIDTIISKQEP; the protein is encoded by the coding sequence ATGAGTATGTCAAGCAAGAACGAGAATAAGATAACAATAGAACAAAGGGTATCCACTGATGTTGGACAAGCATACCAATTGCAAGGTCTTGGATCTAATTTAAGGTCGATCCGCTCTAAGACTGGTGCCGGTGAAGTAAACTATATTGATGCTGCTAAGTCTGTAAATGATAACCAACTGCTTGCAGAAATTGGTTATAAACAAGAATTGAAGAGACAATTTTCAACGATTCAAGTTTTCGGTATTGCATTCTCTATTATGGGTTTGCTTCCATCTATTGCTTCTGTCATGGGTGGTGGTCTTGGTGGAGGTCCAGCAACATTGGTGTGGGGTTGGTTCATTGCTGCATTCTTCATTTTACTTGTTGGTATAACCATGGCTGAACATGCAAGTTCCATTCCCACCGCTGGTGGTTTGTACTACTGGACGTACTATTACGCTCCCGAAGGTTACAAAGAgatcatttcttttattattggcTGCTCCAACTCACTAGCATTGGCGGCTGGTGTGTGTTCCATCGATTATGGTTTGGCTGAGGAAATTGCAGCTGCTATCACCTTGACTAAAGATGGTAATTTTGATGTAACAAGCGGAAAGCTTTACGGTATATTTGCTGGAGCAGTGGTTGTCATGGGCATCTGTACCTGTATTGCCTCTGGTGCAATTGCCCGTTTGCAAACGTTAAGTATATTTGCCAAtctttttatcattgtCCTATTATTTATTGCTCTCCCAATTGGTACTAAACATAACATTGGAGGTTTTAATAATGGTGATTTTATCTTCGGTAAGTACGAAAATTTAAGTGATTGGAATAAGGGCTGGCAATTTTGCCTTGCGGGTTTTATGCCTGCTGTTTGGACAATTGGTTCCTTTGATTCATGTGTTCATCAATCTGAAGAAGCCAAAGATGCCAAAAAATCAGTTCCCATCGGTATAATATCATCTATCACCGTCTGTTGGATTTTAGGTTGGTTGATTATTATCTGTTTGATGGCTTGTATCAACCCTGATATTGACAGTGTCTTAGACTCAAAATATGGGTTTGCTCTGGCTCAAATAATCTATGATTCCttaggaaaaaaatgggcAATTGCTTTTATGTCATTGATTGCATTCTGCCAATTTTTAATGGGTGCTTCAATTACAACAGCAGTTTCCAGACAGGTCTGGGCGTTTTCCCGTGATAATGGTTTGCCTCTATCGAAATACATCAAAAGGGTGGACTCCAAATACTCTGTCCCATTTTTCGCTATTTTAGCTGCATGTGCAGGTTCCTTGATATTAGGGTTGCTATGTTTGATTGATGATGCCGCCACAGATGCGCTGTTTAGTCTGGCTGTCGCAGGAAACAACTTGGCTTGGAGTACGCCAACGGTCTTGCGTTTGACATCAGGTAGGGATTTATTCAGACCTGGTCCATTTTATCTAGGTAAAATCTGGTCTCCAATCGTTGCTTGGATTGGTGTTGCTTTTCAAgtgtttattattattttggtTATGTTCCCAGCTCAACAACACGGTATTACAAAATCCACTATGAATTATGCATGTGTTATTGGTCCAGGTATCTGGTTCCTGGCAGGTGTCTACTACAAAGtttacaagaaaaaatattatcatgGTCCAGCAACCAACTTGTCTGATGATGACTATGCTGAAGCCGTCGGCATTGATGTTATTGATACAATTATATCCAAGCAAGAACCATAA
- the NHP2 gene encoding snoRNA-binding protein NHP2 (similar to Saccharomyces cerevisiae NHP2 (YDL208W); ancestral locus Anc_8.465), whose amino-acid sequence MGKDSKEHKESKDSKSVDNYEARMPAVLPFAKPLASKKLNKKVLKTVKKASKAKNVKRGVKEVVKALRKGEKGLVVIAGDISPADVISHIPVLCEDHSVPYIFIPSKQDLGAAGATKRPTSVVFIVPGSNKKKDGKSKEEEYKESFNDVVKEVQAL is encoded by the coding sequence ATGGGTAAAGATAGCAAGGAACATAAGGAAAGCAAAGACAGCAAATCTGTAGACAACTACGAAGCCAGGATGCCAGCGGTGTTGCCATTCGCTAAGCCATTGGCCTCTAAGAAACTGAACAAGAAGGTCTTGAAGACCGTCAAAAAGGCATCCAAGGCTAAAAATGTGAAGAGAGGAGTCAAGGAAGTTGTCAAGGCCCTAAGAAAGGGCGAGAAGGGTTTGGTTGTTATTGCTGGTGACATTTCTCCAGCGGATGTTATTTCTCATATCCCAGTTTTGTGTGAAGACCACTCTGTCCCATACATCTTCATACCTTCCAAGCAAGATTTAGGTGCTGCTGGTGCTACAAAAAGACCCACTTCTGTTGTATTCATTGTCCCAGGTAGcaataagaagaaagatGGGAAGAGCAAGGAGGAAGAATACAAGGAATCTTTCAATGACGTCGTCAAAGAAGTTCAAGCTTTATGA
- the RTN2 gene encoding Rtn2p (similar to Saccharomyces cerevisiae RTN2 (YDL204W) and RTN1 (YDR233C); ancestral locus Anc_8.454) has protein sequence MNKNTATNNNANISSSRDANTPVEGDRRDKSGLIYWTNSKKSGASFVATLVGLLIFRNVNVISVLLKIGYMVLFTSFALELSTKVLFDQGVVSRFGMRESPDIVSILKPHIDRALDRLPALEDKVRKLVFAHRTRNNFTIGVSLYFLHGLFAIFSMNTVLIMTTIFLYTVPLIYDRKQTRIDHAIDKVKNLIVHRFHKNYNKVVEKTEPYIDRIIPPQTDNGSYSTSIDKKDNSSASQRNKSGLSSSGLDSKDPFSSSKSGKNSYSTSQYNQTDYPTSQNENIGTLKSSNHELPSEKDFNNRHENFNKPDVKTYDPRTVDIEEELAAHQRELEQNLKEGDYNLVGSREIPDPITIPAPVEQNANSPDNKPFSINRKNETLHKTTHGLKQKLQHA, from the coding sequence ATGAACAAGAATACGGCTACCAATAATAACGCGAACATTTCTTCTAGTAGAGATGCTAACACTCCCGTTGAGGGAGATCGCCGAGACAAATCAGGGTTGATATACTGGACTAATTCCAAGAAATCTGGAGCAAGCTTTGTTGCAACGCTGGTGGGTTTGTTAATCTTTAGAAATGTTAATGTTATATCTGTTTTGTTGAAGATAGGATACATGGTGCTGTTTACGAGCTTTGCCCTGGAACTCTCCACAAAGGTACTTTTTGATCAAGGAGTAGTGTCCAGGTTTGGCATGCGGGAGTCTCCAGATATTGTCAGTATCTTGAAGCCTCATATTGACCGCGCATTGGATCGTCTGCCTGCGTTAGAAGACAAGGTGAGAAAGCTGGTGTTTGCGCACAGAACAAGAAACAACTTTACTATAGGTGTTTCTTTATACTTTTTGCACGGTCTATTTGCCATTTTTTCCATGAATACTGTTCTAATTATGACCACAATCTTTTTGTATACCGTGCCTTTGATCTATGACAGAAAGCAGACAAGAATTGACCATGCTATTGACAAAGTAAAGAACTTGATTGTTCATAGGTTCCACAAGAATTACAACAAGGTGGTCGAAAAAACTGAACCATACATTGACAGGATTATACCACCTCAAACTGACAACGGTAGTTATTCAACTTCTATTGATAAGAAAGACAATTCTTCTGCTTCGCAACGCAACAAGAGCGGCCTTTCCTCTTCCGGACTTGACAGCAAGGACCCTTTCTCATCTTCTAAAAGTGGTAAAAATAGTTACTCTACTTCTCAATACAACCAAACTGACTACCCAACATCTCAAAACGAGAACATTGGCACTTTGAAATCCAGTAACCATGAGCTACCTTCAGAGAAGGACTTTAACAACAGGCACGAAAACTTCAATAAGCCTGATGTCAAAACATATGATCCAAGAACAGTTGATATTGAGGAAGAATTAGCTGCTCATCAACGTGAACTAGAACAAAACTTGAAGGAGGGTGATTATAATCTAGTAGGAAGTAGAGAAATTCCAGACCCAATCACTATACCAGCTCCTGTTGAACAGAATGCAAATTCACCAGACAACAAGCCATTTTCTATTAATaggaaaaatgaaacattGCACAAAACCACACATGGCTTGAAGCAAAAATTGCAACATGCATAG